The following coding sequences are from one Verrucosispora sp. WMMD573 window:
- a CDS encoding DUF1986 domain-containing protein gives MRIRSLIAVFATAMAAVMGASSGAVASPVGPYIIGGGTVSSAPWAAAVFSNGSFTCSGTIIAPQWVLTARHCLGGSMSVRVGSVYRSSGGVTRTVSATYGQYDVALMRLSSSVSTSYVTLASSNPPVNSTNSIYGWGMTCYSGCSASSQLKTASVRVTSTNVSDAYGGQAIRSSRINGNAWRGDSGGPQFYNGQQVGVASTADGQSIQNYGSVAYNRAWIRSVSGV, from the coding sequence ATGCGCATCCGATCCCTGATCGCGGTCTTCGCCACCGCCATGGCCGCGGTGATGGGCGCCAGTTCCGGCGCCGTCGCCTCACCCGTCGGTCCCTACATCATCGGCGGCGGCACCGTCTCCTCGGCGCCGTGGGCCGCCGCGGTCTTCAGCAACGGCTCGTTCACCTGCTCCGGCACGATCATCGCCCCGCAGTGGGTGCTCACCGCGCGGCACTGCCTCGGCGGCTCGATGTCGGTCCGGGTGGGCAGCGTCTACCGCTCCTCCGGCGGTGTCACCCGCACGGTCAGCGCCACCTACGGCCAGTACGACGTGGCCCTGATGCGTCTGTCCAGCTCGGTGAGCACCAGCTACGTCACGCTGGCCTCCAGCAACCCGCCGGTCAACTCGACGAACTCGATCTACGGCTGGGGCATGACCTGCTACAGCGGTTGCTCGGCGTCGAGCCAGCTCAAGACCGCGAGCGTCCGGGTCACCAGCACGAACGTGAGTGACGCGTACGGCGGGCAGGCGATCCGGAGCAGCCGGATCAACGGCAACGCGTGGCGGGGCGACTCGGGCGGCCCACAGTTCTACAACGGCCAGCAGGTCGGCGTGGCCTCCACCGCCGACGGCCAGAGCATCCAGAACTACGGCAGCGTCGCGTACAACCGTGCCTGGATCCGGTCCGTTTCCGGCGTCTGA
- a CDS encoding 2-phosphosulfolactate phosphatase, producing the protein MAAAVVAQPGSGVRFDWALAGAVELARVCAVLVVVDVLSFTTTVEVAVGRGMRVHPFPWGEQAAAYARRVGAVAATGRRQVTREHPWSLSPAALSRAPVVPDLVLPSPNGSAISAAASATGLPVVAANLRNARAVGRWLRSQGYGSTAAPIGVVAAGERWPDGSLRPSVEDQLGAASVLDALSGAPGGLSVEAAMALAALASTPDVPAAIRGCVSGREVIEGGFAEDVEIAVRVDASDVIPLLRQGVFSAA; encoded by the coding sequence CTGGCCGCGGCAGTAGTCGCCCAACCCGGATCGGGGGTCCGGTTCGACTGGGCGCTGGCGGGTGCTGTCGAACTCGCCCGGGTCTGCGCGGTACTGGTGGTGGTGGACGTGCTGTCGTTCACCACCACCGTCGAGGTGGCGGTGGGGCGGGGGATGCGTGTGCACCCGTTCCCCTGGGGCGAGCAGGCCGCCGCCTACGCGCGCCGGGTCGGCGCGGTCGCCGCGACCGGCCGCCGACAGGTCACCCGCGAACATCCGTGGTCGCTGTCGCCGGCCGCGCTGAGTCGGGCTCCGGTGGTGCCCGACCTGGTGCTGCCGTCGCCCAACGGTTCGGCCATCAGCGCCGCCGCCAGCGCCACCGGGCTACCGGTGGTCGCGGCCAACCTGCGCAACGCCCGCGCCGTCGGGCGTTGGCTTCGCAGCCAGGGGTACGGCTCGACGGCCGCCCCGATCGGCGTGGTGGCCGCCGGTGAACGGTGGCCGGACGGATCGTTGCGCCCTTCGGTGGAGGATCAGTTGGGCGCGGCCAGCGTGCTGGACGCCCTGTCCGGTGCGCCGGGCGGGCTCTCGGTGGAGGCGGCCATGGCCCTGGCCGCGCTGGCCAGCACTCCGGACGTACCGGCGGCGATCCGCGGCTGTGTCTCCGGTCGAGAGGTGATCGAGGGCGGCTTCGCCGAGGACGTCGAGATCGCAGTACGCGTCGACGCCTCCGACGTCATCCCCCTGCTCCGCCAGGGCGTCTTCTCGGCCGCCTGA
- the purS gene encoding phosphoribosylformylglycinamidine synthase subunit PurS: MPRVVVDVMLKPEILDPQGQAVANALPRLGVNDVASVRIGRRIEIDFTGEPDLDRAREIADKLLANPVIEDFTVRLVETDEPAEARP; encoded by the coding sequence GTGCCTCGCGTCGTCGTCGACGTCATGCTCAAGCCCGAGATCCTCGATCCTCAGGGCCAGGCCGTCGCAAACGCGCTGCCCCGGCTCGGCGTCAACGACGTCGCCTCGGTACGGATTGGCAGGCGGATCGAGATCGACTTTACCGGTGAACCGGACCTGGACCGGGCCCGGGAGATCGCCGACAAGCTGCTCGCCAACCCGGTCATCGAGGACTTCACGGTCCGTCTGGTCGAGACCGACGAGCCTGCGGAAGCCCGGCCGTGA
- a CDS encoding YbjQ family protein codes for MVGPAPAVRAARFFSIRSGEQGSRCAAPGPASIGNVLVVTTDQLPGYEIRQILGEVVSSMARTRNPYREGVKNLRGGAYDPMAPDNLTRWRTDSVARLGEEARRLGANAVVGMRFDSRDCGEMWMEICAYGTAVIVVPKVPDVMPPDQPLVAAETAQEPAFAEELGKIAEPPSAPTLGTAPETPTRD; via the coding sequence ATGGTGGGCCCTGCGCCCGCCGTCCGCGCCGCGCGGTTTTTCAGCATCCGATCAGGTGAACAGGGCTCACGATGTGCCGCACCCGGGCCTGCCAGCATCGGAAACGTGCTGGTCGTGACGACGGATCAACTTCCCGGCTACGAGATCCGCCAGATCCTCGGCGAGGTGGTCTCCTCCATGGCCAGAACCCGCAACCCGTACCGCGAGGGAGTGAAGAACCTGCGCGGCGGGGCGTACGACCCGATGGCGCCGGACAACCTGACCCGCTGGCGTACCGACTCGGTCGCCCGCCTCGGCGAGGAGGCCCGGCGGCTCGGCGCGAACGCCGTGGTGGGGATGCGGTTCGACAGCCGCGACTGCGGCGAGATGTGGATGGAGATCTGCGCCTACGGCACCGCCGTGATCGTGGTGCCCAAGGTCCCCGACGTCATGCCCCCCGACCAGCCCCTGGTGGCCGCCGAGACGGCCCAGGAACCAGCCTTCGCCGAGGAACTCGGCAAGATCGCCGAACCACCCAGCGCCCCCACCCTCGGCACCGCCCCCGAAACCCCCACCCGCGACTAA
- the purL gene encoding phosphoribosylformylglycinamidine synthase subunit PurL, whose translation MTTHPDPVRENPEAVPAQPAAPARHAAVPAVADWTDGVDTVPRAAGTPEELQPYAELGLADDEYDRIRHILGRRPTQSELAMYSIMWSEHCSYKSSKVHLRQFGEKAPPSDRLLAGIGENAGVVRISDELAVTFKVESHNHPSFVEPYQGAATGVGGIVRDILAMGARPVAVMDPLRFGAADHPDTARVLPGVVAGVGGYGNCLGLPNIGGEVVFDPCYQGNPLVNALCLGVLPVDRLQKKDANGPGNVVVLMGAKTGRDGIGGVSVLASATFTEGSEQRRPSVQVGDPFMEKLLIEACLELYDAELVVGIQDLGGAGLTCALTETAASAGTGMRVWLERVPLREPSMEPHEILASESQERMLLVVTPEKLESVLKTAEKWGVWATAIGEVTAPEPDGAPGRLHITWRDHLVVDVPPGSLVDDGPVYARPMREPADLILLQADRAETLPRPGDPDTLRETVLRMIASPNLCDKTWVTEQYDRYVLGNTVLAQPEDSGVIRIDERTGLGVALSVDGNGRYARLDPYQGAKLALAEAYRNVSVTGATPIAVTDCLNFGSPEDPGVMWQFAEAVRGLADGCAELGIPVTGGNVSFYNQTGAAAIHPTPVVGVLGVLENVADRVASGFVPRPGADHDQLFLLGETHVELSGSEWAWVTHQHLGGVPPHVDLAREKQLAGLLADAARVGHLSSAHDLSDGGLAQSLVESCLRHGVGARIAVPERFEGNSMPFVFLFSESAGRVLVSVPRGHEKAFTALCGEHDVPWELIGVTDPTGGALEVHGQFRIGLDELREAHTGTLPALFGGVQPFEVTAPATAEVVIDRPAAGVDAAADIDGARADVTTGPERNPSQTTGQQATETESAGAERTAPARAEAVPVSTGVAPVPAEQASGASDSTGESADRPAERATPPVRGGRAPAAPPSAEAADPTAPLGGHEEPGADAPQHGDTEQPSPPDQR comes from the coding sequence ATGACCACGCACCCGGACCCGGTGCGGGAGAACCCGGAGGCGGTCCCGGCGCAGCCGGCCGCTCCGGCCCGGCACGCCGCCGTCCCGGCGGTCGCCGACTGGACCGACGGGGTGGACACCGTGCCGCGCGCCGCCGGCACTCCAGAGGAACTTCAGCCGTACGCCGAGCTGGGGCTCGCCGACGACGAGTACGACCGCATCCGGCACATCCTGGGCCGCCGGCCGACCCAGTCCGAGCTGGCGATGTACTCGATCATGTGGAGCGAGCACTGCTCCTACAAGTCCAGCAAGGTGCATCTGCGGCAGTTCGGCGAGAAGGCCCCGCCGAGCGACCGGCTGCTCGCCGGCATCGGAGAGAACGCCGGGGTCGTCCGGATCTCCGACGAACTCGCGGTGACCTTCAAGGTCGAGTCGCACAACCACCCGAGCTTCGTCGAGCCGTACCAGGGCGCGGCGACAGGTGTCGGCGGCATCGTCCGCGACATCCTGGCGATGGGCGCCCGCCCGGTCGCGGTGATGGACCCGCTGCGCTTCGGTGCCGCGGACCACCCGGACACCGCCCGGGTACTGCCCGGCGTGGTCGCCGGTGTCGGGGGCTACGGCAACTGCCTCGGCCTGCCCAACATCGGTGGTGAGGTGGTCTTCGACCCCTGCTACCAGGGCAACCCGCTGGTCAACGCGCTCTGCCTGGGCGTGCTGCCGGTCGACCGGCTTCAGAAGAAGGACGCCAACGGCCCCGGCAACGTGGTGGTGCTGATGGGCGCCAAGACCGGCCGGGACGGCATCGGCGGCGTCTCGGTGCTGGCCAGCGCCACGTTCACCGAGGGCAGCGAGCAGCGCCGCCCGTCGGTGCAGGTGGGCGACCCGTTCATGGAGAAACTGCTCATCGAGGCGTGCCTGGAGCTGTACGACGCCGAACTGGTCGTCGGCATCCAGGACCTCGGCGGTGCCGGCCTGACCTGCGCCCTGACCGAGACGGCCGCCTCCGCCGGCACCGGCATGCGGGTGTGGCTGGAGCGGGTGCCGCTGCGCGAGCCCTCGATGGAGCCGCACGAGATCCTGGCCAGCGAGTCCCAGGAGCGGATGCTGCTGGTCGTGACGCCGGAGAAGCTGGAGTCGGTGCTCAAGACCGCCGAGAAGTGGGGCGTCTGGGCCACCGCGATCGGCGAGGTCACCGCACCCGAGCCGGACGGTGCACCGGGCCGGCTGCACATCACCTGGCGGGATCACCTGGTGGTGGACGTACCGCCGGGCTCGCTGGTGGACGACGGACCGGTCTACGCCCGGCCGATGCGCGAGCCGGCGGACCTGATCCTGCTCCAGGCCGACCGGGCGGAGACGCTGCCCCGGCCGGGCGACCCGGACACGCTGCGCGAGACCGTGCTGCGCATGATCGCCTCGCCCAACCTCTGCGACAAAACCTGGGTCACCGAGCAGTACGACCGCTACGTGCTGGGCAACACCGTGCTCGCCCAGCCGGAGGACTCGGGCGTGATCCGCATCGACGAGCGCACCGGGCTGGGCGTGGCACTCTCCGTGGACGGCAACGGCCGGTACGCCCGGCTCGACCCGTACCAGGGTGCCAAGCTGGCGTTGGCCGAGGCGTACCGGAACGTGTCGGTGACCGGCGCGACGCCGATCGCGGTCACCGACTGCCTGAACTTCGGCTCGCCCGAGGACCCGGGCGTGATGTGGCAGTTCGCCGAGGCCGTACGCGGCCTGGCCGACGGCTGCGCCGAGCTGGGCATCCCGGTGACCGGCGGCAACGTCAGCTTCTACAACCAGACCGGGGCGGCGGCCATCCACCCGACGCCGGTCGTCGGCGTGCTCGGTGTGCTGGAGAACGTGGCCGACCGGGTGGCGTCGGGCTTCGTCCCGCGCCCCGGCGCCGATCACGACCAGCTCTTCCTGCTCGGCGAGACGCACGTGGAACTCTCCGGCTCGGAGTGGGCGTGGGTCACCCACCAGCATCTCGGTGGCGTACCCCCGCACGTCGACCTGGCGCGCGAGAAGCAGCTCGCCGGCCTGCTGGCCGACGCGGCCCGGGTGGGGCACCTCAGCTCCGCGCACGACCTCTCCGACGGCGGTCTCGCGCAGAGCCTGGTGGAGTCCTGCCTGCGTCATGGCGTCGGGGCTCGGATCGCGGTGCCGGAGCGGTTCGAGGGCAACTCGATGCCGTTCGTCTTCCTGTTCAGCGAGTCGGCCGGACGGGTGCTCGTATCGGTGCCGCGAGGTCACGAGAAGGCGTTCACCGCGCTCTGCGGCGAACACGACGTGCCGTGGGAGCTGATCGGCGTCACCGACCCGACGGGCGGCGCGCTGGAGGTGCACGGCCAGTTCCGGATCGGCCTGGACGAGCTGCGCGAGGCGCACACCGGCACCCTGCCGGCCCTGTTCGGCGGCGTGCAGCCATTCGAGGTGACCGCTCCGGCAACCGCCGAGGTGGTCATCGACCGGCCGGCCGCCGGGGTCGATGCGGCTGCCGACATCGACGGCGCGCGGGCCGACGTGACGACCGGCCCAGAGCGGAACCCGAGCCAGACCACCGGCCAGCAGGCGACCGAGACGGAGTCGGCCGGCGCAGAGCGGACCGCCCCGGCGCGGGCCGAAGCGGTGCCGGTATCGACCGGAGTCGCACCGGTGCCGGCCGAGCAGGCTTCGGGCGCGTCGGATTCGACAGGCGAGTCGGCCGACCGGCCGGCCGAGCGGGCCACCCCGCCGGTGCGTGGCGGCCGTGCCCCGGCGGCCCCACCGTCAGCCGAGGCCGCCGATCCGACCGCCCCGCTGGGCGGCCACGAGGAACCCGGGGCGGACGCTCCGCAGCACGGTGACACCGAGCAGCCCTCTCCACCCGACCAGCGCTGA
- the purB gene encoding adenylosuccinate lyase gives MTMIPNVLANRYASAELVNLWSPEEKVRLERRLWLAVLRAQRDLGVSVPDGVVEAYERVLDDVDLASIAARERVTRHDVKARIEEFSALAGHEHVHKGMTSRDLTENVEQLQVRRSLELIRDRVVATLARLAWHAHEYADVVMAGRSHNVAAQATTLGKRFASAAEELLIAYERLEDLITRYPLRGIKGPVGTAADQLDLFDGDAEKVAELERRVAEHLGFSRVLGSVGQVYPRSLDFDVLSALAQVAAAPSSLATTIRLMVGQELATEGFKPGQVGSSAMPHKMNTRSSERVNGFAVIIRGYLSMVGELAGDQWNEGDVSCSVVRRVALPDAFFAADGLFQTFLTVLDEFGAYPAVINRELERFLPFLATTKILVAAVRRGVGRETAHEAIKEHAVAVALAMREKGTPDNDLFDRLAADPRLGLSRPEIDALVADRAAFVGATPTQIQSVTARITKIVQSHPQAATYSPPPIL, from the coding sequence GTGACGATGATTCCGAACGTGCTTGCCAATCGGTACGCCTCGGCCGAGCTGGTCAACCTCTGGTCGCCGGAGGAGAAGGTCCGGCTGGAGCGGCGGCTCTGGCTGGCCGTGCTGCGGGCGCAGCGGGATCTGGGTGTCTCGGTGCCGGACGGGGTGGTTGAGGCGTACGAGCGGGTGCTGGACGATGTCGACCTGGCCTCGATCGCGGCGCGGGAGCGGGTCACCCGGCACGACGTGAAGGCCCGGATCGAGGAGTTCAGCGCGCTCGCCGGGCACGAGCACGTGCACAAGGGGATGACCTCCCGGGACCTCACCGAGAACGTCGAGCAGCTCCAGGTGCGCCGCTCACTGGAGCTGATCCGGGATCGGGTGGTGGCGACGCTGGCCCGACTCGCCTGGCACGCCCACGAGTACGCCGACGTGGTGATGGCCGGCCGATCGCACAACGTGGCGGCGCAGGCCACCACGCTGGGCAAGCGCTTCGCGTCGGCCGCGGAGGAGCTGCTGATCGCGTACGAGCGGCTGGAGGACCTGATCACCCGGTACCCGCTGCGGGGGATCAAGGGGCCGGTCGGTACCGCCGCCGACCAGTTGGACCTCTTCGACGGCGACGCCGAGAAGGTCGCCGAGTTGGAGCGGCGGGTCGCCGAGCACCTGGGCTTCAGCCGGGTGCTGGGCAGCGTCGGCCAGGTCTACCCGCGTTCGCTCGACTTCGACGTGCTCTCCGCGCTGGCACAGGTGGCTGCGGCGCCGTCGTCGTTGGCCACCACGATCCGGCTGATGGTCGGTCAGGAGTTGGCTACCGAGGGCTTCAAGCCCGGCCAGGTCGGCTCCAGCGCGATGCCGCACAAGATGAACACCCGCTCGTCGGAGCGGGTCAACGGCTTCGCGGTGATCATCCGGGGTTACCTGTCGATGGTCGGCGAGCTGGCCGGTGACCAGTGGAACGAGGGGGACGTCTCCTGCTCGGTGGTGCGCCGGGTGGCCCTGCCGGACGCCTTCTTCGCCGCCGACGGGCTGTTCCAGACGTTCCTCACCGTGCTGGACGAGTTCGGCGCGTACCCAGCGGTGATCAACCGGGAACTGGAGCGGTTCCTGCCGTTCCTGGCCACCACCAAGATCCTGGTGGCGGCCGTCCGCCGGGGCGTCGGCCGGGAGACCGCCCACGAGGCGATCAAGGAGCACGCCGTCGCGGTCGCCCTGGCCATGCGGGAGAAGGGCACGCCCGACAACGACCTCTTCGACCGCCTGGCCGCCGACCCCCGCCTGGGCCTGTCCCGCCCCGAGATCGACGCCCTGGTAGCCGACCGCGCCGCCTTCGTAGGCGCCACCCCCACCCAGATCCAGTCGGTGACCGCCAGAATCACCAAGATCGTCCAATCCCACCCCCAAGCCGCCACCTACTCCCCACCCCCCATCCTCTAA
- a CDS encoding 3-oxoacyl-ACP reductase, giving the protein MTDRYASFVQSGTGRALVKRLGLPDPPRLRRHAPGEPILPGLVLLGAATGGRLTEPVGKALAAAGLALRDPATAVPDPATGRTPESAALVFDATGITESSQLRQLYDFFHPQARAVQPSGRVIVLGTPPAECGTPREATAQRALEGLTRSIGKEFGRGITAQLVYVTRDADPGTWTSLEATLRFLLSGRSAYVSGQVIRVGAGQATAPADWDRPLDGQVVLVTGAARGIGAALARVLARDGATVVALDVPAAGDELATVANEIGGSAVQLDLTAADAPARLAEHLANRHGRVDVVVHNAGITRDKTLGRMDADRWDQVIDVNLSSQERINDLLLERGLIPAGGRIIGVSSIAGIAGNRGQTNYATSKAGVVGLVDSLAPALRERQISVNAVAPGFIETRLTARIPLVLREAGRRMNSLSQGGLPVDVAETIGWLAWPASGAVTGNVVRVCGQSLLGA; this is encoded by the coding sequence ATGACCGACAGGTATGCGAGCTTCGTCCAGTCGGGCACCGGGCGGGCGCTGGTGAAGCGCCTCGGGCTGCCCGATCCGCCGCGACTGCGCCGGCACGCACCCGGCGAGCCGATTCTGCCCGGGCTGGTCCTGCTCGGTGCCGCCACCGGCGGGCGGCTCACCGAGCCGGTCGGCAAGGCCCTGGCCGCCGCCGGGCTCGCCCTACGCGATCCGGCCACCGCCGTCCCCGATCCGGCAACCGGTCGTACGCCGGAGAGCGCCGCCCTCGTCTTCGACGCTACCGGCATCACCGAGTCGTCCCAACTGCGCCAGCTCTACGACTTCTTCCACCCGCAGGCCCGGGCGGTCCAGCCCAGCGGACGGGTGATCGTGCTGGGCACTCCCCCGGCCGAGTGCGGCACGCCCCGCGAGGCGACCGCCCAGCGAGCCCTGGAGGGGCTGACCCGCAGCATCGGCAAGGAGTTCGGCCGGGGCATCACCGCGCAGCTGGTGTACGTCACGCGGGACGCCGACCCGGGCACCTGGACCAGCCTGGAGGCCACCCTGCGGTTCCTGCTGTCGGGCCGTTCCGCGTACGTCTCGGGGCAGGTGATCCGGGTCGGCGCCGGGCAGGCCACCGCACCGGCCGACTGGGACCGGCCGCTCGACGGGCAGGTGGTGCTGGTCACCGGCGCGGCCCGGGGCATCGGCGCGGCGTTGGCCCGGGTGCTGGCCCGCGACGGCGCGACAGTGGTGGCGCTGGACGTCCCGGCCGCCGGGGACGAGTTGGCCACCGTGGCCAACGAGATCGGCGGTAGTGCCGTGCAGCTCGACCTGACCGCCGCCGACGCGCCGGCCCGGCTCGCCGAGCACCTGGCCAACCGGCACGGGCGGGTGGACGTGGTGGTGCACAACGCCGGCATCACCCGGGACAAGACCCTCGGCCGGATGGACGCCGACCGGTGGGACCAGGTGATCGACGTCAACCTGTCCAGCCAGGAGCGGATCAACGACCTGCTGCTGGAGCGCGGGCTGATCCCGGCCGGCGGGCGAATCATCGGCGTCTCCTCGATCGCCGGGATCGCCGGCAACCGGGGCCAGACCAACTACGCCACAAGCAAGGCCGGCGTCGTCGGGCTTGTCGACTCGCTCGCCCCGGCACTGCGGGAGCGGCAGATCAGTGTCAACGCGGTCGCGCCCGGGTTCATCGAGACCCGGCTGACCGCCCGGATCCCGCTGGTGCTGCGGGAGGCGGGCCGTCGGATGAACAGCCTCTCGCAGGGCGGGCTGCCGGTGGACGTCGCGGAGACCATCGGCTGGCTGGCCTGGCCGGCGTCCGGCGCGGTCACCGGGAACGTGGTTCGGGTCTGCGGCCAGAGCCTGCTGGGGGCGTGA
- the purQ gene encoding phosphoribosylformylglycinamidine synthase subunit PurQ — translation MTARIGVVTFPGSLDDGDAARAVRIAGAEPVRLWHGEAELHGVDAVVLPGGFSYGDYLRCGAIARFAPVMEKIVDAAGGGLPVLGICNGFQILCEAHLLPGALTRNQHLHFRNRDQILRIEATGTAWTNTFQPGQEVLIPVKNGEGCYVADPATLDELEAQGRVVARYGGGNPNGSQRDIAAITNQAGNVVGIMPHPEHAVEALTGPSLDGLGFFTSVLKHLVGAPA, via the coding sequence GTGACCGCCCGGATCGGTGTGGTGACGTTCCCCGGTTCGCTCGACGACGGGGACGCCGCCCGGGCCGTACGGATCGCCGGCGCCGAACCGGTCCGTCTCTGGCACGGCGAGGCGGAGCTGCATGGGGTGGACGCGGTCGTCCTGCCCGGTGGCTTCTCCTACGGCGACTACCTGCGCTGCGGCGCGATCGCCCGGTTCGCCCCGGTGATGGAGAAGATCGTCGACGCCGCCGGTGGGGGCCTGCCCGTGCTGGGCATCTGCAACGGCTTCCAGATCCTCTGCGAGGCTCACCTGCTGCCCGGGGCGCTCACCCGCAACCAGCACCTGCACTTCCGCAACCGCGACCAGATCCTGCGCATCGAGGCGACCGGCACCGCCTGGACGAACACTTTCCAGCCGGGCCAGGAGGTGCTGATTCCGGTCAAGAACGGCGAGGGCTGCTACGTCGCCGACCCGGCAACGCTGGACGAGCTTGAGGCCCAGGGCCGGGTCGTCGCCCGCTACGGCGGCGGCAACCCCAACGGATCACAGCGGGACATCGCCGCGATCACCAACCAGGCCGGCAACGTGGTCGGCATCATGCCGCATCCCGAGCACGCGGTGGAGGCGCTCACCGGCCCCTCCCTCGACGGTCTCGGCTTCTTCACCTCCGTGCTGAAGCACCTGGTGGGGGCGCCGGCGTGA
- a CDS encoding acetyl-CoA C-acetyltransferase, which yields MQNVRRVAIIGGNRIPFARSNSRYASASNSDMLGAALDGLVARFGLAGQRVGEVVAGAVLKHSKDFNLTREVVLGSKLDPRTPAYDIQQACGTGLEAVILVANKIALGQLDVGIAGGVDTTSDAPLAVNEDMRRTLLKLNSARTLGERLRIAAKLRPAQPFRPEIPRNAEPRTGLSMGEHAAQTALRWNIDRQAQDELALRSHQRLAAAYDKGFFDDLMTPYLGLTRDQNLRPDTTLEKLGTLRPVFGAKGPDAERATMTAGNSSPLTDGASTVLLASEEWAREHNLPVLAWFSWSETGAVDFVHGEEGLLMAPAYAVPRLLDRAGLTLQDFDYYEIHEAFASQVLATLAAWESPEFCKDRLGLDAPLGPIDTDRLNVNGSSLAAGHPFAATGGRIVATLAKLLAEKRTGRGLISICAAGGQGVTAILDR from the coding sequence GTGCAGAACGTTCGACGGGTCGCGATCATCGGCGGCAACCGGATCCCCTTCGCCCGCTCCAACTCGCGCTACGCCAGCGCCAGCAACTCCGACATGCTCGGTGCCGCGCTGGACGGGCTGGTCGCCCGGTTCGGTCTGGCCGGGCAGCGGGTCGGCGAGGTCGTCGCCGGGGCGGTTCTCAAGCACTCGAAGGACTTCAACCTCACCCGCGAGGTGGTGCTCGGCTCGAAGCTCGACCCGCGCACCCCGGCGTACGACATCCAGCAGGCGTGCGGCACCGGCCTGGAGGCCGTCATCCTGGTCGCCAACAAGATCGCCCTCGGTCAGCTCGACGTCGGCATCGCCGGTGGGGTCGACACCACCTCCGACGCTCCGCTCGCGGTCAACGAGGACATGCGCCGCACGCTGCTCAAGCTCAACTCCGCCCGCACCCTCGGCGAGCGGCTGCGGATCGCCGCCAAACTACGCCCGGCCCAGCCATTCAGGCCGGAGATCCCCCGCAACGCCGAGCCACGCACCGGCCTGTCGATGGGCGAGCACGCCGCGCAGACCGCGCTGCGCTGGAACATCGACCGACAGGCGCAGGATGAGCTGGCCCTGCGGTCGCACCAGCGGCTCGCCGCCGCGTACGACAAGGGCTTCTTCGACGACCTGATGACCCCCTACCTGGGGCTGACCCGCGACCAGAACCTCCGCCCCGACACCACGCTGGAGAAGCTGGGCACGCTGCGGCCGGTCTTCGGCGCCAAGGGGCCGGACGCCGAACGGGCCACCATGACCGCCGGCAACTCGTCGCCGCTTACCGACGGCGCCTCCACCGTGCTACTGGCCAGCGAGGAGTGGGCGCGCGAGCACAACCTGCCGGTGCTGGCCTGGTTCTCCTGGTCGGAGACGGGCGCGGTGGACTTCGTGCACGGCGAGGAGGGGCTGCTGATGGCACCCGCGTACGCCGTGCCCCGGCTGCTCGACCGGGCCGGGCTCACCCTTCAGGACTTCGACTACTACGAGATCCACGAGGCGTTCGCCTCGCAGGTGCTGGCGACCCTGGCGGCCTGGGAGTCACCGGAGTTCTGCAAGGACCGGCTCGGCCTGGACGCCCCGCTCGGCCCCATCGACACCGACAGGCTCAACGTCAACGGTTCCTCGCTGGCCGCCGGTCACCCGTTCGCCGCCACCGGCGGCCGGATCGTCGCCACCCTGGCCAAACTGCTCGCCGAGAAGCGCACCGGACGCGGCCTGATCTCCATCTGCGCCGCCGGCGGCCAGGGCGTCACCGCCATCCTCGACCGCTGA